From Elaeis guineensis isolate ETL-2024a chromosome 16, EG11, whole genome shotgun sequence, a single genomic window includes:
- the LOC105058922 gene encoding large ribosomal subunit protein uL23 isoform X2 — MAPPAKATAKKPDGKAQALKVAKAVKSGASSLKKKTKKIRTSVTFHRPKTLKKERNPKYPRISAPPRNKLDQYQILKYPLTTESAMKKIEDNNTLVFIVDIRADKKKIKAAVKKMYDIQAKKVNTLIRPDGTKKAYVRLTPDYDALDVANKIGII, encoded by the exons ATGGCCCCACCAGCTAAAG CTACTGCAAAGAAGCCTGATGGCAAAGCTCAGGCTTTGAAGGTTGCCAAGGCTGTGAAGTCAGGGGCTTCTTCCCTGAAAAAGAAGACCAAGAAGATCCGTACTTCTGTAACTTTTCATCGTCCCAAGACATTAAAGAAGGAGAGAAATCCAAAATATCCCAGAATCAGTGCCCCTCCCAGAAACAAGCTAGACCAGTATCAAATTCTCAAGTATCCCCTCACCACTGAATCTGCAATGAAGAAGATTGAAGACAACAACACACTTGTCTTCATTGTTGATATCCGTGCAgacaaaaaaaagattaaagCGGCTGTAAAGAAGATGTATGACATTCAAGCAAAGAAAGTTAATACCCTGATCAG GCCTGACGGGACAAAGAAGGCGTATGTGAGATTGACTCCAGATTATGATGCCCTGGATGTTGCAAACAAGATTGGTATCATTTAA
- the LOC105058922 gene encoding large ribosomal subunit protein uL23 isoform X1, whose amino-acid sequence MAPPAKAATAKKPDGKAQALKVAKAVKSGASSLKKKTKKIRTSVTFHRPKTLKKERNPKYPRISAPPRNKLDQYQILKYPLTTESAMKKIEDNNTLVFIVDIRADKKKIKAAVKKMYDIQAKKVNTLIRPDGTKKAYVRLTPDYDALDVANKIGII is encoded by the exons ATGGCCCCACCAGCTAAAG CAGCTACTGCAAAGAAGCCTGATGGCAAAGCTCAGGCTTTGAAGGTTGCCAAGGCTGTGAAGTCAGGGGCTTCTTCCCTGAAAAAGAAGACCAAGAAGATCCGTACTTCTGTAACTTTTCATCGTCCCAAGACATTAAAGAAGGAGAGAAATCCAAAATATCCCAGAATCAGTGCCCCTCCCAGAAACAAGCTAGACCAGTATCAAATTCTCAAGTATCCCCTCACCACTGAATCTGCAATGAAGAAGATTGAAGACAACAACACACTTGTCTTCATTGTTGATATCCGTGCAgacaaaaaaaagattaaagCGGCTGTAAAGAAGATGTATGACATTCAAGCAAAGAAAGTTAATACCCTGATCAG GCCTGACGGGACAAAGAAGGCGTATGTGAGATTGACTCCAGATTATGATGCCCTGGATGTTGCAAACAAGATTGGTATCATTTAA